In the Alphaproteobacteria bacterium genome, GCAACACCGCCGAATGCGCGTCAAGGATTGCGCTCCGAACTAAACGTCGGAGCCCACGCGCCGCGATCGGCTGTACGAGATTGTCCGGCCTATTCGGCAATGACGGCGGCCGGCCGCATCTCCGGCTGAGGTCTCGCCAGGAGTGACGCCACGAGGCTGCACGCCGCGGCGAATGACAGCCACACGCCTGGCATCGCCGGATTTTTCGTCACATGGATCAGCAACGTGCTGACATAAGGCGTAAAGCCGCCGAAGAGTGCCGTGGCAAGGCTGAAGGCGAGCGAAAAGCCCGCCGTTCGCACATGCGCGGGCATGATCTCCGTGAGATAAGCGACCATGGCCCCGTTATAGCTGCCGAAGAGGAACGAAAACCAAAGCAGGACCGCGAGCAATCGTGAAAAGGAAGGTTCGGCAACCAGCCAGGTCATCACTGGGTAGGCGGTCACGAGGGCGAGCACCGTGCAAGAGATCAGGAGCGGCCGGCGCCCGACCTTGTCGGAGGCCGCACCCATGATCGGAAGCCACATGAAGTTCGAAAGTCCCACGCACAACGTGACGATAAGGCTATCGTTTGCCGTGAGGTGCAGCACATTTCGACCGAACGTCGGCGTATAGGCCGTGATCATGTAGAAGGTGACCGTGGTCATCATCACCATCATCATGCCGATGATCACAATCCCCCAATTCTCGGCGAGCGAGACAAGGATTTCCGATATTGTCGGGCGGTGCTTGCGCGCGAGAAACTCATCGGTTTCCTTGAGCGAGCGCCTAAGCATGAAAATGAGCGGGACGATCATGCACCCGATGAGGAGCGGAATGCGCCAGCCCCACGCGTCCATCGTTTCCGGAGGAAGGGCGGTGCTCAGGATGACGCCGACCAAGGCCGCGAACATGACGGCGACCTGCTGGCTCCCCGATTGCCAGCTCGTATAAAAACCCTTTCGGCCGGGTGTCGCGATCTCGGCCAAGTAAACGGATACGCCGCCGAGTTCCATGCCCGCGGAGAAGCCTTGGATCAGACGACCGATCACCACCAGGATCGGTGCTGCGAGTCCGATCGTCTCATAACCCGGCATGCAAGCGATCGAAACGATGCCGATCGACATCAGGCTCAACGTGAGAATGAGGCCGGCGCGCCGCCCGTGGTGATCGGAATAGGCGCCGAGCACGATGGCGCCGAGCGGCCTCATCAGAAATCCCACGCCGAATGTCATGAACGCCGACATCAGCGAGGAATATTCGCTGTCGCTCGGGAAGAACGTGCGGCCGATGGCGGTGGCGTAATAGCCGAAGATGAAGAAGTCGTACATTTCGAGGAAGTTGCCGCTCGCAACGCGGATCACGGCCAAGATCTTCGACTTCCGGCTCTCTCCAGCACTCATGACGCCTCCCGATCGGTCATGTAATTTTTTTGACTCTTGGGGCCATTGAGGAACCAACCGAGTACGTTGTCAATCGCCCCGATTCTGCGGTACATGCCCTTTGAATCCCCCGCACCACTCGATACACTCCATGCGGGATGGCCATGAGCGAGCGCCCGCGACAACAGGGCAAGTCAGGGGACGCTTATTTCCATAGCAGAATCGAGGTACCGATGTTCAGACGAACGCTATTCGCGGTCATCGCGGGCCTAGGTCTCGCGCTTGCGCTTTCGGGTGCTGCGGCAGCACAACAAACGCCTTCGACGCCGGGTGCGAAGGTGTACTTCGTCAATCTCAAGAACGGGGCCACTGTCACGAGCCCGTTCAAGGTCGAGTTCGGCATCAAAGGCATGACGATTGCGAAAGCCGGTACTTACGAGCCGGGTACGGGCCATCATCATCTGCTGATCGATACCAAGCTGAGCAAAGCCGACCTTGCCAACCCGATCCCGAGCGACGCGCAGCATATGCATTTCGGC is a window encoding:
- a CDS encoding MFS transporter; this translates as MSAGESRKSKILAVIRVASGNFLEMYDFFIFGYYATAIGRTFFPSDSEYSSLMSAFMTFGVGFLMRPLGAIVLGAYSDHHGRRAGLILTLSLMSIGIVSIACMPGYETIGLAAPILVVIGRLIQGFSAGMELGGVSVYLAEIATPGRKGFYTSWQSGSQQVAVMFAALVGVILSTALPPETMDAWGWRIPLLIGCMIVPLIFMLRRSLKETDEFLARKHRPTISEILVSLAENWGIVIIGMMMVMMTTVTFYMITAYTPTFGRNVLHLTANDSLIVTLCVGLSNFMWLPIMGAASDKVGRRPLLISCTVLALVTAYPVMTWLVAEPSFSRLLAVLLWFSFLFGSYNGAMVAYLTEIMPAHVRTAGFSLAFSLATALFGGFTPYVSTLLIHVTKNPAMPGVWLSFAAACSLVASLLARPQPEMRPAAVIAE
- a CDS encoding DUF4399 domain-containing protein codes for the protein MFRRTLFAVIAGLGLALALSGAAAAQQTPSTPGAKVYFVNLKNGATVTSPFKVEFGIKGMTIAKAGTYEPGTGHHHLLIDTKLSKADLANPIPSDAQHMHFGGGQTEATLTLPPGKHTLQLVLGDGNHVPFKPPVMSRVITITVK